A stretch of Carnobacteriaceae bacterium zg-C25 DNA encodes these proteins:
- a CDS encoding CvpA family protein has translation MSNLMIIAILLLGSFSGARRGLIVQLVHTAGLIVSFILASFNFKAVANVLETLIPYPTGTTASDLNLYNVMKAVQFDQTFYNAVAFVLILLIGWIATRVVAAMLNNLTKIPILKQLNGIGGGVLGFLCNWIGLFFILSLLSTLPIAPIQNMFSGNSLATFIVKQTPVLSQYILDQWLVMR, from the coding sequence GTGAGTAATTTAATGATTATTGCTATTTTATTATTAGGTTCATTTTCTGGTGCTAGGCGTGGTCTAATTGTTCAATTGGTGCATACGGCAGGGTTAATCGTATCGTTTATTTTAGCTTCGTTTAATTTCAAAGCGGTGGCGAATGTCTTGGAAACATTAATTCCGTACCCAACAGGAACGACAGCGTCTGATTTAAATTTATATAATGTGATGAAAGCCGTACAGTTTGATCAAACGTTTTATAATGCGGTAGCATTTGTTTTGATTTTATTAATTGGTTGGATAGCAACACGTGTTGTTGCGGCAATGTTAAATAATTTAACGAAAATTCCAATTTTAAAACAGTTAAACGGCATTGGTGGTGGTGTGTTAGGGTTTTTATGTAATTGGATAGGTTTATTTTTTATCTTGTCGTTATTGTCAACGTTACCAATTGCACCAATTCAAAATATGTTTTCAGGAAATTCTTTAGCGACATTTATTGTGAAACAAACGCCAGTCCTTTCACAATACATTTTAGATCAATGGCTTGTTATGCGTTAA
- the zapA gene encoding cell division protein ZapA, with protein MSEKKRMKVSVDGKAYTVISTETAQHIRTVEEIVNEQFRQLKQEMKNVTNEDVAILLALNTVSQQIQLTQEVMNLRKQLNNRFQDSHTLKGQNTSVFAKNSTRRSVHAQQMSFDDFVSSKETIS; from the coding sequence ATGAGTGAGAAAAAACGAATGAAAGTATCTGTTGACGGTAAAGCATATACAGTAATTTCAACTGAAACCGCACAACATATTCGAACAGTAGAAGAAATTGTAAATGAACAGTTTCGTCAATTAAAACAAGAAATGAAAAATGTAACAAATGAAGATGTTGCGATTTTATTGGCTTTAAATACGGTGTCACAACAAATACAATTGACGCAAGAAGTCATGAATTTACGAAAACAATTAAACAATCGTTTTCAAGATAGTCACACACTTAAAGGGCAAAATACAAGTGTGTTTGCAAAAAATTCTACTCGACGGAGTGTGCATGCACAACAAATGAGTTTTGATGATTTTGTATCATCAAAAGAAACGATTTCATGA
- a CDS encoding L-lactate dehydrogenase, with amino-acid sequence MVKNVSTKQKVILVGNGAVGSSYAFALVTQGIGRELGIIDINVQKAEGDAIDLSHALAYQAPQKIYAATYADCHDADLVVLTAGAPQKPGETRLDLVHKNLSIYQEIIKEVMASGFDGLFLVAANPVDILTYATWKFSGLPAHRVIGSGTSLDSARFRQAISTLTGVDARSVHAYILGEHGDTEFPVWSHANIGGLQIHEWIKSTPEITKETLDKLFVGVRDAAYEIIEKKGATYYGIGVALARITKAIFNDENAVLPLSVLLRGQFKQDDVYLGAPAVIGRSGIKRIIEIPLNEVEVEAMTHSANTLKNITKEAFARLG; translated from the coding sequence ATGGTTAAAAATGTTTCTACAAAACAAAAAGTTATTTTAGTTGGTAACGGGGCAGTAGGTTCTAGTTACGCGTTCGCATTAGTAACACAAGGTATTGGTCGTGAATTAGGGATTATTGATATTAACGTACAAAAAGCTGAAGGAGACGCTATTGACTTGTCTCATGCATTAGCATATCAAGCACCTCAAAAAATTTATGCAGCAACATATGCAGATTGCCACGATGCTGATCTTGTTGTTTTAACAGCTGGAGCACCTCAAAAACCAGGCGAAACACGCTTAGATTTAGTACACAAAAACTTATCCATTTACCAAGAAATTATTAAAGAAGTTATGGCAAGTGGATTTGACGGACTATTTTTAGTAGCCGCTAACCCAGTGGATATTTTAACATACGCTACTTGGAAGTTTTCTGGTCTACCAGCACATCGTGTTATCGGTTCTGGTACATCATTAGACAGTGCACGTTTCCGTCAAGCAATTTCTACATTAACAGGCGTTGATGCGCGTAGCGTTCACGCATACATTTTAGGGGAACACGGAGATACTGAATTCCCAGTATGGTCTCACGCTAACATCGGTGGTTTACAAATTCACGAATGGATTAAATCCACACCAGAAATTACAAAAGAAACATTAGATAAATTGTTTGTCGGTGTACGTGATGCCGCTTATGAAATTATTGAGAAAAAAGGTGCAACATACTACGGTATCGGTGTGGCATTAGCACGTATTACAAAAGCTATCTTTAATGATGAAAATGCCGTATTACCATTATCCGTATTATTACGCGGTCAATTTAAACAAGACGATGTGTATCTTGGCGCACCAGCCGTTATCGGACGTAGTGGTATTAAACGTATTATCGAAATTCCATTAAACGAAGTAGAAGTAGAAGCAATGACACATTCCGCAAATACTTTAAAAAACATTACAAAAGAAGCATTCGCTCGCTTAGGTTAA
- the era gene encoding GTPase Era, whose amino-acid sequence MQHNSNFRSGFVAIVGRPNVGKSTLLNRVLGQKIAIMSDKAQTTRNKIQGVYTDKQAQIIFMDTPGIHKPKHALGEFMLDAAYSSLKEVELVLFLINAGEPIGRGDRFIIERLKQQKTPVFLIINKIDLVHPDELFTIIETYQKEMEFAQIVPISALQGNNVDHLLETIKGYLPVGPQYYPADQVTDHPEYFVVSEFIREKVLQLTKEEVPHSIAVVVDQMQKNEQGKVHVYATIIVERASQKGIVIGKGGKLLKEIGTRARRDIENLLGEKVFLELWVKVQKDWRDKQSMLDDYGYKKKDYK is encoded by the coding sequence ATGCAACACAATTCAAATTTTCGTTCGGGGTTTGTAGCCATTGTCGGCCGTCCAAACGTGGGAAAATCAACGTTACTTAATCGTGTGTTAGGTCAAAAAATCGCAATTATGAGCGATAAGGCGCAAACAACGCGTAATAAAATACAAGGTGTCTATACGGATAAACAAGCACAAATTATTTTTATGGATACACCGGGTATTCATAAACCAAAACATGCGTTAGGGGAATTTATGTTAGATGCGGCCTATTCATCTTTAAAAGAAGTTGAATTGGTCTTGTTTTTAATTAATGCCGGAGAACCGATTGGGCGTGGTGATCGCTTCATTATTGAGCGATTAAAGCAACAAAAAACACCCGTTTTTTTAATTATTAATAAAATTGATTTGGTGCATCCAGATGAGTTATTCACGATTATTGAAACGTATCAAAAAGAAATGGAATTTGCACAAATTGTTCCGATTTCAGCGTTACAAGGGAATAATGTCGATCATTTATTAGAAACGATAAAAGGTTATTTACCTGTAGGGCCACAATATTATCCAGCGGATCAAGTTACTGACCACCCGGAATATTTTGTTGTGTCAGAGTTTATTCGTGAAAAAGTATTGCAACTGACAAAAGAAGAAGTTCCGCATTCGATTGCAGTAGTGGTCGATCAAATGCAAAAAAATGAGCAAGGTAAAGTGCATGTTTATGCCACAATCATTGTAGAGCGCGCCTCTCAAAAAGGTATTGTTATCGGTAAAGGTGGTAAATTACTTAAAGAAATTGGAACGCGTGCAAGACGTGATATTGAAAACTTGCTAGGTGAAAAAGTGTTCTTGGAATTATGGGTCAAAGTTCAAAAAGATTGGCGCGACAAACAATCCATGCTAGACGATTACGGCTACAAGAAAAAAGACTACAAATAA
- a CDS encoding diacylglycerol kinase family protein — protein MVLQTHKNKSFFQALKHAVDGVVYSVKNETNMRIHCVMATTIIALSIVFQISAEEWLWVLQCIAFILFAELVNSALEKIVDAVTQQQYYTWAKHVKDMAAGAVLVSAIYTVCVGAIIFVPRVMEFIF, from the coding sequence ATGGTTTTACAAACACATAAAAATAAATCTTTTTTTCAAGCGTTAAAGCATGCCGTTGACGGTGTGGTATATAGCGTTAAAAACGAAACGAATATGCGTATCCATTGCGTTATGGCTACGACAATTATTGCACTAAGTATTGTATTTCAGATTAGTGCAGAAGAATGGTTGTGGGTATTACAATGCATTGCATTCATCTTATTCGCCGAATTAGTCAATTCGGCGCTAGAAAAAATTGTAGATGCCGTAACACAACAACAGTATTACACATGGGCAAAACACGTGAAAGATATGGCTGCTGGCGCGGTATTGGTAAGTGCCATTTATACCGTATGCGTGGGTGCGATTATTTTCGTTCCGAGAGTCATGGAATTTATATTTTAA
- the ybeY gene encoding rRNA maturation RNase YbeY: protein MIVDIIDETGEVSSEHIELVEKIVQFANEYMEQTDNIECAITLVDNEAIRVINRDYRHKDVPTDVISFALDDDHSDAQIAINTDASFAHHIGDIIISVERAKEQAEDYGHSFERELGFLAVHGFLHLNGYDHMNEADEKEMFGLQNEIFEAFGLVR, encoded by the coding sequence ATGATTGTTGATATTATAGATGAAACGGGAGAAGTTTCGAGTGAACATATTGAGTTGGTGGAGAAAATCGTTCAATTTGCTAACGAGTATATGGAACAGACGGATAATATAGAGTGTGCCATTACTTTGGTAGACAATGAAGCCATTCGTGTGATTAATCGTGATTATCGTCATAAAGATGTACCGACAGATGTCATTAGTTTTGCGCTTGACGACGATCACAGTGACGCGCAAATTGCTATCAATACGGATGCATCGTTTGCTCATCATATTGGCGACATTATCATTTCTGTTGAACGAGCTAAAGAGCAAGCAGAAGATTATGGGCATTCTTTTGAACGCGAGTTAGGTTTTTTAGCCGTTCATGGGTTCCTACATTTAAATGGCTACGACCATATGAATGAAGCAGACGAAAAAGAGATGTTTGGTTTACAAAATGAAATTTTCGAAGCGTTTGGGTTGGTGCGCTAA
- a CDS encoding HDIG domain-containing protein — MKKMINQLDKKIGKIYVPFILLLVSIVTLLLAYPFLRQNIAQVNINTIATQTIRANKTIEDTAATQKAKDAAAENVTKVYARDDEIATQTLQIVSQFFSVISTYRSAIATTTDTQTPIAEQINARVTQFFKSLENENANLKNYTYAFSENTIRTLLTATDYDFSNYERITKKIVESILQDNIYPTTTDTRNAQDKANSMLLTQTYSDSTRDIVHDLMTPAIVATMVVNEEATNQLIETTKQQTSAVVILQGDVIVRQGEVITQTTYDKLALLGMINNSAFFESVTGFVVVLVIQFALVWYFIHQQAVEQSKRNLYVNMYAFFMLFMLAITFTLNSIQSSGVEYIGLVAPIGVVPFVLVPKAKRRLAILLVSFLIVIFFFVGDSGSSVQVPLVWKFYTLIGLLSLAVVSGRSLHKRNENFLTLLIISIGFIVGLATVHGVELFSNTFFSMLAYAVVNVALTYAIIRLGQPYFDLLFEDKAMLRMIELSNPNQPLLKELISKAPGTYHHSIMVANLSANAVEAIGGDSLFTRVACYYHDIGKLKDPIFFTENVPKGMESPHDLLTPFQSRDIIFDHVSDGVKRLTQEQLPQGIIDICAQHHGTTVMKYFYVKAKEMDDAVTEDDFRYPGPKPQTIESAVVSIADSVEAAARSMSQPTQESIISLVQSTIRSRIIDGQFDECPITMKDLKIVEESLISGLSGTYHNRVKYPKLRKDK; from the coding sequence ATGAAAAAGATGATTAATCAATTAGATAAAAAAATTGGAAAAATATATGTCCCGTTTATTTTGTTACTTGTATCTATAGTGACGTTGCTATTAGCGTACCCGTTTTTACGTCAAAATATTGCACAAGTCAATATTAATACGATTGCCACGCAAACGATTCGTGCCAATAAAACGATTGAAGATACAGCAGCAACTCAAAAAGCAAAAGATGCAGCAGCTGAAAACGTGACGAAAGTCTACGCGCGTGATGATGAAATTGCTACACAAACGTTACAAATTGTATCGCAATTTTTCTCCGTAATTAGCACGTATCGTTCAGCGATTGCGACAACAACGGATACGCAAACGCCTATTGCCGAACAAATTAATGCGCGTGTTACACAGTTTTTCAAAAGTTTAGAAAATGAAAATGCCAATTTAAAAAATTACACGTATGCCTTTTCTGAAAACACCATTCGTACGCTTTTGACCGCTACCGACTATGATTTTTCAAATTATGAAAGAATTACAAAAAAAATCGTTGAAAGTATTTTACAAGACAATATTTATCCAACGACAACGGATACACGTAATGCGCAAGATAAAGCCAACAGCATGTTATTAACACAAACGTATTCAGATAGTACACGTGATATTGTGCATGATTTAATGACACCAGCTATTGTGGCAACTATGGTCGTCAATGAAGAAGCAACCAATCAATTGATTGAAACAACTAAACAACAAACTTCGGCAGTTGTAATTTTGCAAGGGGACGTTATTGTTCGACAAGGTGAAGTTATCACACAAACGACTTACGATAAACTTGCGTTGTTAGGAATGATTAATAACTCCGCCTTTTTTGAAAGTGTGACAGGTTTTGTGGTCGTGCTCGTGATTCAATTCGCACTAGTGTGGTATTTTATTCACCAACAAGCTGTTGAACAATCAAAACGTAATTTATACGTGAACATGTACGCCTTTTTCATGTTGTTCATGTTAGCCATCACTTTCACGCTAAATTCAATTCAATCATCTGGAGTGGAGTATATTGGATTAGTCGCTCCAATTGGTGTCGTACCATTTGTATTAGTCCCTAAAGCGAAGCGACGACTGGCTATATTACTCGTCAGCTTTTTAATCGTCATTTTCTTCTTTGTTGGAGATAGTGGTAGCTCGGTTCAAGTACCACTCGTATGGAAATTTTATACGTTAATTGGATTGTTGTCGTTGGCGGTGGTGTCAGGGCGTTCGTTACATAAACGCAATGAAAACTTTTTAACGCTACTCATTATATCCATCGGATTTATTGTTGGGTTGGCAACTGTACACGGCGTCGAATTATTTTCAAACACCTTTTTCAGTATGTTGGCTTACGCCGTTGTCAATGTGGCGTTAACTTACGCAATTATTCGACTAGGTCAACCGTATTTCGATTTATTATTTGAAGATAAAGCCATGTTGCGTATGATTGAGTTATCCAATCCAAATCAACCGTTATTAAAAGAATTGATTTCGAAAGCACCTGGAACGTATCATCATAGCATTATGGTTGCCAATTTGAGTGCAAATGCCGTTGAAGCGATTGGTGGCGATTCATTATTCACGCGTGTGGCATGTTATTATCATGATATTGGGAAATTGAAAGATCCAATATTTTTTACTGAAAACGTGCCAAAAGGTATGGAAAGTCCACACGATTTGCTAACGCCGTTTCAAAGTCGAGACATTATTTTTGACCATGTTAGTGACGGGGTAAAACGTTTGACGCAAGAACAGTTACCACAAGGGATTATTGATATTTGTGCGCAACATCATGGAACAACCGTCATGAAATATTTTTATGTAAAAGCAAAAGAAATGGATGATGCTGTAACCGAAGATGATTTTCGTTATCCGGGTCCAAAACCACAAACGATTGAATCAGCAGTTGTATCTATTGCCGATTCTGTAGAAGCTGCAGCACGTTCAATGAGTCAGCCAACACAAGAGTCAATTATATCATTAGTGCAGTCAACAATTAGATCACGTATTATTGATGGTCAATTCGATGAGTGCCCAATTACAATGAAAGATTTAAAAATTGTTGAAGAATCATTAATTTCCGGTTTATCAGGTACATACCATAATCGTGTCAAATATCCGAAATTAAGAAAGGACAAATAA
- a CDS encoding PhoH family protein has protein sequence MLNYRQINYFVKVGKGLDQRLEKIEIPNSDEQLALFGAHNQFIQYIEEECAVVVTSRGETVHIAGEATAVENVKSLLECFVWLIKRGHTLTQSDVMTGIKLLQRGRLDTFYELYDQEVGRTIKGESIKAKTFGQRQYVRAIQRHDIVFGIGPAGTGKTFLAVVLAVNALRNGEVKKIVLTRPAVEAGESLGFLPGDLKEKVDPYLRPVYDALHAVLGVEHTNRLLERDIIEIAPLAYMRGRTLDQAFVILDEAQNTTVAQMKMFLTRLGFGSKMIVNGDISQIDLGKNVKSGLLDAMHKLKGIDAIRFVTFDEYDVVRHPLVASIIKAYATTPQKQDENKVNQEDDIKTD, from the coding sequence ATGCTAAACTATAGGCAAATTAACTATTTTGTAAAGGTAGGCAAAGGATTGGATCAACGTCTAGAAAAAATTGAAATACCGAACAGTGATGAACAATTAGCGCTCTTTGGCGCACATAATCAATTTATTCAATATATTGAAGAAGAATGTGCAGTTGTTGTAACAAGTCGCGGTGAAACCGTACATATTGCTGGAGAAGCTACGGCAGTTGAAAATGTTAAATCGCTTTTAGAGTGTTTCGTTTGGCTCATTAAACGGGGACATACATTAACACAAAGCGATGTGATGACGGGTATTAAGTTATTGCAACGGGGACGATTAGACACATTTTATGAATTGTACGACCAAGAAGTAGGGCGCACGATTAAAGGTGAAAGCATTAAAGCAAAAACGTTTGGCCAACGCCAATACGTTCGCGCAATTCAACGTCACGACATTGTTTTTGGAATTGGACCTGCTGGAACGGGTAAAACGTTTTTGGCGGTTGTATTAGCCGTTAATGCTTTACGCAACGGTGAAGTTAAAAAAATTGTACTGACTCGCCCAGCCGTTGAAGCCGGAGAAAGTTTAGGTTTTTTACCCGGTGATTTAAAAGAAAAAGTAGATCCCTATTTACGTCCAGTGTATGATGCGTTGCATGCCGTTTTAGGTGTGGAACATACAAATCGCTTATTAGAACGTGACATTATTGAAATTGCGCCATTAGCGTATATGCGCGGAAGAACGTTAGATCAAGCGTTTGTCATTTTAGATGAAGCGCAAAATACAACAGTCGCACAAATGAAAATGTTTTTAACACGACTAGGCTTTGGTTCAAAAATGATTGTCAATGGCGATATTAGCCAAATTGATTTAGGGAAAAATGTAAAAAGTGGTTTGTTGGACGCTATGCATAAATTAAAAGGGATAGATGCCATTCGATTTGTTACCTTTGATGAATACGATGTTGTGCGCCATCCGTTAGTCGCAAGTATTATTAAGGCTTATGCAACAACACCACAAAAACAAGATGAAAATAAAGTGAATCAAGAAGATGACATAAAAACGGATTGA
- a CDS encoding GNAT family N-acetyltransferase, giving the protein MIELKPLTRQDVNEASCLVVSVWKKHYRGLLSQSFLQKLSPNAHTEKFKRQIDKSDGYLYGAYDGDVLVGVLQALDTEDGIHLKQLCVKESAQRQGIGKRLLTVLPPNRSVKAHVIVGNTVAHAFYEKNGFKKTGERMMSEYRGGRFAVDVYVRNNQAR; this is encoded by the coding sequence ATGATTGAACTAAAACCGTTAACGCGTCAAGACGTCAATGAAGCATCTTGTTTAGTTGTATCGGTGTGGAAAAAACATTATCGTGGCTTGTTAAGTCAGTCGTTTTTGCAGAAACTTTCCCCAAATGCACATACCGAAAAATTTAAGCGTCAAATTGACAAATCTGACGGCTATTTGTACGGTGCGTATGACGGCGATGTTTTGGTAGGTGTTTTACAAGCGCTTGATACGGAAGATGGCATTCATTTGAAACAGCTATGCGTTAAAGAATCTGCACAAAGACAGGGCATTGGAAAACGGTTATTAACTGTTTTACCGCCTAATCGTAGTGTCAAAGCGCATGTCATTGTTGGAAATACAGTAGCGCATGCTTTTTATGAAAAAAACGGCTTTAAGAAAACAGGCGAACGAATGATGAGTGAGTATCGTGGTGGACGTTTTGCCGTTGATGTGTATGTTAGAAACAATCAAGCCAGGTAG
- a CDS encoding HAMP domain-containing histidine kinase — MSKRYGVLGTKLHNLKRKYNLIVQLDPKEIWKLILEGIITLGAMILIYLGFLFLFSKMLYPNDSATLGYVWRLMGITEQKIQIVRHIFTLAMIIITVWFTYWRLSRRYWQIELQHVLMELEYIASGHYDHRISEDLVGRLSSVVSSINKLVDSTTRAMVEERIVEQAKNELITNVSHDIRTPLTSVIGYLGLIEEEAYDNADELKQYVHIAYTKAQQMKRLADDLFEYTKMTSAEMNLHQQKVSVSRFLTQIAAEYDTLVKENQLHISVDMPKDYFIFVDAQALARVYDNIINNAVKYSHGTHIVLRAHQNGDNIHLAISNDGIPIEQQALSQLFTRFYRADMSRNSGVEGSGLGLAIAQSIVHAHNGELMVNSNETETVFTIVLEKYHD; from the coding sequence TTGTCGAAACGGTATGGGGTGTTGGGTACAAAATTACACAACCTTAAACGAAAATATAATTTAATTGTGCAACTTGATCCAAAAGAAATTTGGAAGTTAATATTAGAAGGTATTATCACTTTAGGGGCGATGATACTCATTTATTTAGGGTTTTTATTTTTATTTTCTAAAATGTTGTATCCAAATGATAGTGCGACATTAGGGTATGTTTGGCGATTGATGGGAATCACCGAACAAAAGATTCAAATTGTACGGCATATTTTTACGTTAGCCATGATTATCATCACCGTATGGTTTACTTACTGGCGATTAAGCCGACGGTATTGGCAAATTGAGTTGCAACACGTTTTAATGGAATTGGAATACATTGCTTCGGGGCATTATGACCACCGCATTTCAGAAGATTTAGTTGGTCGTTTAAGTAGTGTCGTCTCCAGTATTAATAAATTAGTGGATTCGACAACGCGTGCTATGGTGGAAGAGCGGATTGTTGAACAAGCTAAAAATGAATTGATAACGAATGTATCGCATGATATTCGCACGCCCTTAACGTCTGTTATTGGTTATTTAGGGCTAATTGAAGAAGAAGCGTATGATAACGCAGATGAATTGAAACAGTACGTGCATATTGCCTATACGAAAGCGCAACAAATGAAACGGTTAGCCGATGATTTGTTTGAATATACTAAAATGACATCAGCAGAGATGAATTTACATCAGCAAAAAGTAAGTGTCTCTCGTTTTTTAACACAAATTGCAGCTGAATACGATACGCTCGTTAAAGAAAATCAACTTCACATTAGCGTTGATATGCCAAAAGATTATTTTATTTTTGTTGATGCACAAGCGTTAGCACGTGTATACGACAATATTATTAATAATGCAGTTAAGTATTCGCACGGCACGCACATTGTCTTACGCGCTCATCAAAACGGCGATAACATTCATTTGGCTATTTCAAATGACGGGATACCCATTGAACAACAGGCGTTGAGTCAACTGTTTACACGTTTTTATCGCGCCGACATGTCTCGAAACAGTGGTGTAGAAGGGTCGGGTTTAGGTTTGGCGATTGCACAAAGTATCGTCCACGCGCACAACGGAGAGTTAATGGTAAATTCAAACGAAACAGAAACCGTGTTTACCATCGTCTTGGAGAAATACCATGATTGA
- a CDS encoding response regulator transcription factor has product MRILVVDDEREIVDLLSIYLRKEGYSVIKAYDGVQALKKLEEHDDIQLMILDIMMPKKDGLSVVKTIRETNEQLPILLLSAKGSDMDKIKGLTIGADDYVIKPFHPLEVIARVKGLLKRTAPVEATDDALQMIDLGKIMIKKELHEVVTAQGKQVALTALEFGILYLLASHPNRVYSAEEIFEQVWKEEPIVSAKTVMVHMSHLRDKLEKATGGDKVVETVWGVGYKITQP; this is encoded by the coding sequence ATGAGAATATTGGTTGTAGACGATGAACGCGAAATCGTTGATTTATTATCCATCTATTTAAGAAAAGAGGGTTATTCAGTTATTAAAGCGTATGATGGTGTGCAGGCATTAAAAAAACTAGAAGAACATGACGATATTCAATTGATGATTTTAGACATTATGATGCCTAAAAAGGATGGGTTATCCGTTGTCAAAACCATTCGTGAAACGAATGAACAACTGCCAATTTTATTATTGAGTGCTAAAGGTAGCGATATGGATAAAATTAAAGGGTTGACAATCGGTGCAGATGATTATGTCATTAAGCCATTTCATCCACTTGAAGTTATCGCACGTGTCAAAGGTTTATTGAAACGTACAGCACCAGTTGAAGCAACAGATGACGCTTTACAAATGATTGATTTGGGTAAAATTATGATCAAAAAAGAGTTGCATGAAGTCGTGACGGCACAAGGAAAACAAGTTGCGCTAACGGCACTTGAATTTGGGATTTTATATTTATTGGCAAGTCATCCAAATCGTGTATATAGTGCTGAAGAAATTTTTGAGCAAGTATGGAAAGAAGAGCCGATTGTATCGGCGAAAACGGTGATGGTCCATATGAGTCATTTACGGGATAAACTAGAAAAAGCAACAGGTGGTGATAAAGTTGTCGAAACGGTATGGGGTGTTGGGTACAAAATTACACAACCTTAA
- the rsmA gene encoding 16S rRNA (adenine(1518)-N(6)/adenine(1519)-N(6))-dimethyltransferase RsmA, with amino-acid sequence MEHFRDIATPTRTAEIVKKYGLSMKKSLGQNFLIEPNILTKIIEASGIDKQTNVIEVGPGIGALTERIARVANHVLAFEIDQRLLPVLADTLSPYNNITVVHEDILKAKLPEDVTTRLDMTKPLSVVANLPYYITTPIIMHFLDSQLPIDTFVMMMQKEVAQRMTAKPASKAYGSLTVAIQYYMHAELAFIVPKTVFSPQPNVDSAILKLTRRDKPLVDVSDETLFFNVVKASFTQRRKTLWNNLTQFFGKGESEKAWLENALSLAKIEPSVRGEALSIADFARLANALHATK; translated from the coding sequence ATGGAACATTTTAGAGACATTGCAACACCGACACGAACTGCTGAAATCGTGAAAAAATACGGGTTGTCAATGAAAAAAAGTTTAGGCCAAAATTTTTTGATTGAACCGAATATTTTAACCAAAATTATTGAAGCGTCTGGCATTGATAAACAGACTAACGTCATTGAGGTCGGTCCGGGTATCGGGGCGCTCACTGAACGGATTGCACGTGTCGCCAATCACGTGTTAGCGTTTGAAATTGATCAACGTCTGTTGCCCGTATTAGCAGATACGCTTTCTCCGTATAATAATATAACGGTTGTACATGAAGATATTTTAAAAGCAAAATTACCCGAAGATGTGACGACGCGATTGGATATGACAAAACCGTTAAGTGTTGTAGCCAATTTGCCATATTACATTACGACACCCATCATTATGCATTTTTTAGATAGTCAATTACCGATTGATACCTTTGTGATGATGATGCAAAAAGAAGTGGCACAACGTATGACGGCTAAACCGGCAAGTAAAGCCTATGGATCATTGACCGTAGCCATTCAATATTACATGCATGCAGAATTGGCGTTTATTGTACCGAAAACCGTTTTTTCACCGCAACCAAATGTGGATTCGGCGATTTTAAAATTAACGCGTCGTGATAAACCGTTAGTGGATGTGTCTGATGAGACGTTATTTTTCAACGTCGTAAAAGCAAGTTTCACTCAACGCCGTAAAACATTATGGAATAATTTAACGCAATTTTTTGGAAAAGGTGAGAGCGAAAAAGCGTGGTTAGAAAATGCACTATCTTTAGCTAAAATTGAGCCGAGTGTACGTGGCGAGGCGTTAAGTATTGCAGACTTTGCACGATTAGCGAATGCACTGCATGCAACAAAATAA